From the genome of Grus americana isolate bGruAme1 chromosome 9, bGruAme1.mat, whole genome shotgun sequence, one region includes:
- the MAB21L4 gene encoding protein mab-21-like 4 produces MSASASHWRSYLGAIVSHERQRLEHFQRAEDILLTLLEDVHARDPRFLVDYARNLEAFEFALCTSEDAVTVEVPLRIDGDALRVLACWPGDAPAGHCLGLGTCCLEVPSPGTDLEDWTSTVGVMEQGGGMGCLVPGKVLQHLKELLVSAIVRCQRLFLFQPGDLSAENLQEDAMELSLLIRGGWKTIRFDIVPVVRRRQEPLWLKGRQKDRGFPEGSLWRATEEAHFVPASAHHWRSSTHLPILKLLRAVDTLKGHRLDSLRLLNQLRSQDWGEEGGKAGITFNHLKMVLLWSTELFPCPEDWQDLEGSVYRLLVILLRCLATRHLPHFLHLEENLFRGEAPDFASLYRKVESFARDPRRFLHFHFGLPARTDSWQTDPGTQALLQLPTEDRSYWDTAYFDILLSQFQVYRIQDSTRHSAMSQLFSKIQREIPQQS; encoded by the exons ATGTCAGCCAGCGCTTCCCACTGGCGCAGCTACCTGGGGGCAATAGTGTCCCACGAGAGGCAGCGGCTGGAGCATTTCCAGCGGGCTGAGGACATCCTGCTGACCCTGCTGGAGGATGTCCACGCCAGGGACCCCCGCTTCCTCGTGGACTATGCCAGGAACCTGGAAGCCTTCGAGTTTGCTCTCTGCACCTCCGAGGATGCTGTCACCGTGGAGGTCCCCCTGAGGATCGACGGCGATGCCCTGCGGGTGCTGGCATGCTGGCCCGGGGACGCCCCAGCTGGGCactgcctggggctgggcaccTGCTGTCTGGAAGTGCCCTCTCCAGGGACTGACTTGGAGGACTGGACCAGCACCGTGGGTGTGATGGAGCAAGGAGGTGGTATGGGGTGCCTGGTTCCAGGCAAAGTCCTCCAGCACCTGAAAGAGCTCCTTGTTTCAGCCATCGTGCGCTGCCAACGCCTCTTCCTGTTCCAGCCAG GTGACCTCAGTGCCGAAAATCTTCAGGAAGATGCCATGGAGCTTTCCCTGCTGATCCGTGGAGGCTGGAAGACCATCCGCTTTGACATCGTCCCTGTGGTGAGGAGGCGACAGGAGCCGCTCTGGCTCAAGGGGCGGCAGAAGGACAGGGGCTTCCCTGAAGGCAGCCTCTGGAGGGCCACCGAAGAGGCCCACTTTGTCCCTGCCTCTGCGCATCACTGGAG ATCCTCCACTCACCTCCCCATCCTGAAGCTACTCCGGGCAGTGGACACACTGAAAGGACACCGTCTGGACAGCCTTCGCCTGCTCAACCAGCTCCGCAGCCAGGactggggggaggagggtgggaaAGCTGGTATCACCTTCAACCACCTGAAG ATGGTGCTGCTGTGGAGCACGGAACTCTTCCCCTGCCCAGAGGACTGGCAGGACCTGGAGGGCTCTGTCTACAGGCTCTTGGTGATCCTCCTCCGTTGCCTGGCCACCCGGCACCTGCCCCACTTCCTGCACCTGGAGGAGAACCTCTTCCGAGGAGAGGCCCCGGACTTCGCGTCCCTCTACCGTAAGGTGGAGAGCTTCGCCCGGGACCCTCGACGCTTCCTCCACTTCCATTTTGGCCTCCCTGCACGCACTGACAGCTGGCAGACAGACCCTGGCACCCAggccctcctgcagctccccacgGAGGACAGGTCCTACTGGGACACAGCCTACTTTGACATCCTGCTTAGCCAG TTCCAGGTGTACCGGATCCAGGACAGCACGCGCCACTCGGCAATGTCCCAGCTCTTCTCCAAGATCCAGCGAGAAATcccccagcagagctga
- the AGXT gene encoding alanine--glyoxylate aminotransferase isoform X1: MHCAAVLGAARAASTAPLLRAWLLAMAKRAMATSLLRIPPPQGLLRPLAVPERLLLGPGPSNVPPRILAAGSRQLLGHMHPEVLQVMDEIKAGIQYAFQTQNRLTLAISGTGHCAMEAALLNLLEHGDTTMVAVNGIWGQRAADIARRLGANVHELLKPPGEYFTLWDIEEGLVQHKPLVLFITHGESSTGVLQPLEGLGELCHRHGCLLLVDAVASLGGAPIFMDQQEIDVLYSGSQKVLNAPPGSAPISFSERAREKMLRRKMQPPSFYLDMGWLANYWGCDGEARRYHHTAPINSFFSLREGLAMLAELGLESSWERHRANCTQLCQGLCDLGLELFVKEEARLPTITTVSVPEGYDWKEITAFLMDNHAIEIAGGLGPSVGKVLRIGLMGCNSTSSNVDRVLRALQDALRRCRRSRL; encoded by the exons ATGCACTGCGCTgcagtgctgggtgctgcacGGGCAGCCTccactgctcctctcctccGGGCTTGGCTCCTGGCGATGGCAAAACGCGCCATGGCCACCAGCCTGCTCCGCATCCCCCCACCGCAGGGGCTGCTCCGGCCCCTGGCTGTGCCGGAGAGACTGCTGCTCGGGCCAGGGCCCAGCAACGTGCCCCCCCGCatcctggctgcaggcagccggCAGCTCCTGGGCCACATGCACCCTGAGGTGCTGCAG GTGATGGATGAGATCAAGGCAGGCATCCAGTACGCCTTCCAGACGCAGAACCGGCTGACCCTGGCTATCAGCGGCACTGGCCACTGCGCCATGGAGGCTGCCCTCCTCAACCTCCTGGAGCACGGTGACACCACGATGGTGGCTGTCAACGGCATCTGGGGACAACGCGCTGCTGACATCGCCAGGAGGCTAG GAGCCAATGTCCATGAGCTGCTGAAGCCCCCAGGCGAGTACTTCACTCTGTGGGACATCGAGGAG GGCCTGGTGCAGCACAAGCCCTTGGTGCTCTTCATCACCCATGGCGAGTCCTCCACGGGGGTGCTGCAGCCGCTGGAGGGGCTGGGCGAGCTGTGCCACCG GCatggctgcctgctgctcgtgGATGCGGTGGCATCACTCGGGGGAGCCCCCATCTTCATGGACCAGCAGG AGATCGACGTCCTATACTCGGGGTCTCAGAAAGTCCTCAATGCCCCTCCCGGCTCCGCCCCCATCTCGTTCAGCGAGCGAGCCAG GGAGAAGATGCTGAGGAGGAAGATGCAGCCCCCATCCTTCTACCTGGACATGGGCTGGCTAGCAAACTACTGGGGCTGCGATGGCGAGGCACGAAG GTACCACCACACAGCCCCGATCAACAGCTTCTTCAGCCTGCGGGAAGGCTTGGCCatgctggcagagctg GGTCTGGAGAGCTCTTGGGAACGCCACCGGGCCAACTGCacccagctgtgccaggggctGTGCGACCTGGGGCTTGAGCTCTTTGTGAAGGAGGAG GCAAGACTTCCCACCATCACCACTGTCAGTGTGCCTGAGGGCTATGACTGGAAGGAGATCACAGCCTTTCTCATGGACAACCACGCCATCGAGATCGCTGGGGGCCTGGGCCCCTCGGTGGGCAAG gTCCTGCGAATCGGCCTCATGGGCTGCAACTCGACCAGCAGCAATGTGGACCGTGTGCTGCGTGCCCTGCAAGATGCCCTCAGGCGCTGCCGCCGCAGCAGGCTGTGA
- the AGXT gene encoding alanine--glyoxylate aminotransferase isoform X2, with the protein MHCAAVLGAARAASTAPLLRAWLLAMAKRAMATSLLRIPPPQGLLRPLAVPERLLLGPGPSNVPPRILAAGSRQLLGHMHPEVLQVMDEIKAGIQYAFQTQNRLTLAISGTGHCAMEAALLNLLEHGDTTMVAVNGIWGQRAADIARRLGANVHELLKPPGEYFTLWDIEEGLVQHKPLVLFITHGESSTGVLQPLEGLGELCHRHGCLLLVDAVASLGGAPIFMDQQEIDVLYSGSQKVLNAPPGSAPISFSERAREKMLRRKMQPPSFYLDMGWLANYWGCDGEARRYHHTAPINSFFSLREGLAMLAELGLESSWERHRANCTQLCQGLCDLGLELFVKEEKARLPTITTVSVPEGYDWKEITAFLMDNHAIEIAGGLGPSVGKVLRIGLMGCNSTSSNVDRVLRALQDALRRCRRSRL; encoded by the exons ATGCACTGCGCTgcagtgctgggtgctgcacGGGCAGCCTccactgctcctctcctccGGGCTTGGCTCCTGGCGATGGCAAAACGCGCCATGGCCACCAGCCTGCTCCGCATCCCCCCACCGCAGGGGCTGCTCCGGCCCCTGGCTGTGCCGGAGAGACTGCTGCTCGGGCCAGGGCCCAGCAACGTGCCCCCCCGCatcctggctgcaggcagccggCAGCTCCTGGGCCACATGCACCCTGAGGTGCTGCAG GTGATGGATGAGATCAAGGCAGGCATCCAGTACGCCTTCCAGACGCAGAACCGGCTGACCCTGGCTATCAGCGGCACTGGCCACTGCGCCATGGAGGCTGCCCTCCTCAACCTCCTGGAGCACGGTGACACCACGATGGTGGCTGTCAACGGCATCTGGGGACAACGCGCTGCTGACATCGCCAGGAGGCTAG GAGCCAATGTCCATGAGCTGCTGAAGCCCCCAGGCGAGTACTTCACTCTGTGGGACATCGAGGAG GGCCTGGTGCAGCACAAGCCCTTGGTGCTCTTCATCACCCATGGCGAGTCCTCCACGGGGGTGCTGCAGCCGCTGGAGGGGCTGGGCGAGCTGTGCCACCG GCatggctgcctgctgctcgtgGATGCGGTGGCATCACTCGGGGGAGCCCCCATCTTCATGGACCAGCAGG AGATCGACGTCCTATACTCGGGGTCTCAGAAAGTCCTCAATGCCCCTCCCGGCTCCGCCCCCATCTCGTTCAGCGAGCGAGCCAG GGAGAAGATGCTGAGGAGGAAGATGCAGCCCCCATCCTTCTACCTGGACATGGGCTGGCTAGCAAACTACTGGGGCTGCGATGGCGAGGCACGAAG GTACCACCACACAGCCCCGATCAACAGCTTCTTCAGCCTGCGGGAAGGCTTGGCCatgctggcagagctg GGTCTGGAGAGCTCTTGGGAACGCCACCGGGCCAACTGCacccagctgtgccaggggctGTGCGACCTGGGGCTTGAGCTCTTTGTGAAGGAGGAG AAGGCAAGACTTCCCACCATCACCACTGTCAGTGTGCCTGAGGGCTATGACTGGAAGGAGATCACAGCCTTTCTCATGGACAACCACGCCATCGAGATCGCTGGGGGCCTGGGCCCCTCGGTGGGCAAG gTCCTGCGAATCGGCCTCATGGGCTGCAACTCGACCAGCAGCAATGTGGACCGTGTGCTGCGTGCCCTGCAAGATGCCCTCAGGCGCTGCCGCCGCAGCAGGCTGTGA